TGGATCCATGGGTTGGTTATCTGGGGTTGGTGGTATGTGAACTGTATAGTTCATAAAGTCACCACTCCCGAGTTCACTATCAAGATCATCCCTTGAGTAGCTGATGTAGCGACCAGAGGAAGTTCTCCGGCCAAATGTCACAGTCGGAGGCACTGGAGGCTTGTTATGTGCATCAGGCATATCAGAGTTTGATGATAGATTCGATCTGCTCGCCTTAAACGATCTGGAAGCCATACTTGAACCACTACCAGTTACTTATCCTTAgttcctgtttttttttcacaaacaaaagaaattcaaactgaattagcacaactaaaataaaataaaaacggATCTTGTAAAAATCAAAACTGAACTGAAAGCAACACGATGTAAAAATGTGATCCTCTGTCGACAAATTAAAGGACACGAAAATTAAATCTTAAACCTCGTCTATACACATAAACTCAACAACAAAGATGCCAAACTCTTATCCCTTTTCTGTATTTTCTCAACAGACGGGAGTCTAGACAGTCCTCGttgcaaaaatatttaaaagagtATAGAGAAGTAGCCGAGTAAGAAGGGAACAAATATCATCTATATGAATCTCCAGACCTTGAATCTGTCTGTTTGCGGAGAAAATGAGTAGAAAGAAAAGGGTATCaacttttcatttcaaatttcacGCCGACATAAGCATTTACTTGGTATATCGCAAATCATGAAACACCAAGTATACACTGAAAAACACACATCGCATCAACTGAGTAAAACCCAAATCATGAAACACCAAGTATACACCAAAAACCCACATCACATCGAGTGAGTAAAACCCATCACAAATCCAGTGTCACCTTTTCCTAAGCaaccaaacacaaacaaaaactttgtacctttttattttctaatggAGAAAAAACCGGGCCATGTCTGAATCTCAGAGAGAGATCAAGCAGGGGAGCAAAAAAGGAGCTTACCTGTGTCTTATAAATGGTGTTCAAGTATGTATGTTTCAGATCTCTGGGGTCTCTGAGGCTGAGGCTTATCAAAAAGCCCCAGCAGAGAAAGTGAAAGGGGTTTGTCTGAACATGGAATGGGGGAATTGTTCAATTCAAAGGTGGTGAGAGTCGGCTCTCCAACTGTCCCTTGCGTTAACAAGTAAAGAGCAAGAGGACCCAGCAAGCAGCAACATTCAGATACAACAAGAGAAGAGAACGAATGAAACAAAGAGATGACAAAACTATTTGAATATGAGTTTTGGGACTTAGTCAGTCGTGAGCAGGACTAATAACCCATGATTGAAGGCtatctctatttttttattatatttttatataccCTAAACATAATAatactctgttttgtttttaaaaaagaaaaagaaaaagaaaaacaacttgGTTAATAACAATGGGGttttatacatgtatatacgcgGTGGCAGGTAAAGAGAAGCTTCTGGGTTAGAAAGCGTTTGGTTGCGGTGGATATGgccggctctctctctctctctcacacacacaagaCACAAGACACAGAGAAATCCTCCGATTGTGAATAGTGTtgtcatattaatttattatgatgGGTGCTTAATGCTCGTCATGGTGTAATTGTGTGACAGTCTGAGTTTAGGTGTCTTTCCATtttattcttgtttttgtttttattttcttattaagAAATGGGAAACCTCACCGTCTCAGGGTAACAGTGACTTTGACTCATCTTGAGGAGCAGTTGTTTTGGACAGCAGAGCAGCGTATGATAcgagtaaatttaggtttatCGCTCGAAACTGGACAGGGAATATTTTATAGGAATATtctacaaatatataatatgtaataaataaataaacaattttcaccttccaaatttaaatatttcactaataaaatatataaattataaaaccaGAAAGTTCATATGAAGAATGTATTGTATTGGTGTGTGTAATTTCTAAAAGTTCATATAAAGAgacatatttttattgctagAGCTAGCTACCGTGGACTAAATCTAAACTCGTgtaattcaaatcaaagaccAAAAGTGCATTCTAAAGCCAATAAGCTTTGAGCTTAATTCTACACTCTTATCCtctttaagtaaaaaaataaaaataaaagcattaaacaataaatttaAGAGGGTAATGTTTGAGCAAAAGACCCACTAGTATAGTGGTTATGaacaattttactttttaagaTAAGATCTTGAGTTtctgtgtagtgtgtgtgaatttactaatttagtatattatcatCACCACTCTTAATTGATAAGGTCCTAAAAAAAAGGCGACTCTTGATGGCTGTATTTGTTATGCGATGTTGCTGGATTAGCTGGGGTGCTGCTGACATGGTAATGGTATTGAAGTCGCACAAAAGAACAATAACATAAAtctttttttaaggaaaagaaTACTACTAAATTGTTAACAAATATATTGATTAAGATTAATTAGTAAAAATCCAAGGTACTCAattcacctataaatatatcggTACAGATTTGATATTATTGCACAAGGGAGGGTTATATGATCCAAGTAGAATTACCATAATACTAtgatggaaaaaaaagaataaataaaaaaaagccttATTTCTGATGAAGCAAAAAAGAATGATGAGCTGTGTTTTGAGCATGGGTTGGTCGACATGGTGTTTACGTGTGAAATGAAAGTTGtgcttaaaaagaaaaaacgaaaAGCGTGTGAAATTATAGTTGTCAGCACTGAGGGATGGGGGAGTAAGGTAAGGGTAACCATAGAGATGGTTAAACTGTGGAGCTGTCGTGTTGGTATCTTATTCATGTATCAACATTGACGTGTAGCATAACACGAGTCAtgttctaaaaataaaaataataaaaataataaagaaaagaaatctcCATCAGATAAACTGATTCTTTATTTacacatatatgaaattattaaatacATTTATTATTTGTCATGCtaatttgttaatattttgCCGTGTGTATTTactcttaaataaataaataaataaaccaccTTTTCACACCCACAACAATGCAATGTAATAATCTGAATTTCTCCCATATCACCtttcaaaaatagccaaagaaaatataaatgtgTATTTGGGCGGACGAGACGACCATGTTTGTCAATGCTATCATCATATCATGGTCGTGTCGTTTTCTGTGATAATTACAGCAATCTGCTATGACAACAATAGTGGTAATAGTAGAGTAGAGGAGGTGATGATATTTTTGCACATTGGATTGGTGAGGCCATGCTCATGGTACGTACTAGTACTACGTACAGGTGCCACAacgtattttctttttttattttattaactcGTGACTCGTGACTCGTGACTCGTGACTCGTTAGTATACACGTAAATGGGACTATGAGTGAGCGGGGTTTGATTTGAgaaaattttacatttttatgACAAGTGTGAATAACAACACATAccttaaaataaaactaacGGGAACCGTTTCAAAAGCAGGCAGGCACGTCCAAGATATGCCTTAGCTGTTGGCCCACCCCGCCGTGTAATCATGGAAGAAGATGGTGAACCGTGTGGGGCCCCACTGGGAACCACATGCACTCCCGCCCTCTACGGCTTTTCTTTTAAGTCTTTTATGGCAATCCCGTTTCCttcaacccaacccaacccacctCGCTCGTCGTAGGTACTAAAAAAAgcgttttatatttttagtgtGATACATCATCCATTTGAAATTCGAATTTTAGAGAAAGCGAGAGCATGTCACAAcacaatcaatcaaacccCAATAAAGTTTAAGTTTGCTTTCTATTCCAACGGTAGCGCACCAaccttttaattttatattctaaTATACGAGGCTGGGCTCATCAGGCACAGCTCGCGTGATGTATGTACGGTGGATGTTGGGCCCAAAACTCGATTACATCCTCCGTTTCAAATCACCCAAACAATTCCTATCTCTGTCTCTGACGAGAATAACGGCCCAAATATGCCGACATACAGCACAGCTGCCCCAGGTTGAAGGTTCCGTCtccattctctctctattttaattgtttcgttttctttttttctttatcagaTGAGATGGATCCATTAACCATAACTTGAGTTTAAGACCAACAAGGCATATACCAACCAGCAATTAGTCTATTATTACATCTCTACATTAAAAGAACATAACAAGACCAAACAAGGCATACAAACAACAACTACGatatttgagagagagagagagagatgtgtaATGTAACTAGTAACTAATTACTAATTACCTAAACAACGGCCGACCACACCAATCCTATACCTTTGCTACAGAATCTTACGAttctgcttttgttttgtcaaTAATAGCCTTTTGCTACAAACAAATCATATAAATGGGATACAGAAGCAAATcgattatatatgtatataaggGCAGAGTATTTCATAAAATTCCACCATAAAAAGATACTTTCTCACTACGGCCAAAAACACAAGAAGAATACATTAGAATCACCCTGCCCTACATCCATCATGCCCAGAGGAGAAAGAGACACAGTAGAAAATAATTACAAGTGACCTGAGGTTGTAGAGTTGGCACGTTTGCATTCACACATGCAGATGTTTCTCGACTCTTTCACCACACGTTGAGATCTTCGAGTGTGAAGTTTGATATTCACCAACTTACCAGCCATCTGTTGCACAACCAACAACGCTTAAATCAAACATTTCTAAACCACAGTTGGGTCTCTTATCTTTGTTTATGCAAGTGCATGtaagtgaaaacaaaacaggATTGGGGGCCAACATTTTACGGAGCAAGAAAATCATACCATTCGCCAAACCAAGTCTTCTGGACCCAAGGGTTGAGCTGGACTGGAGTATAGGAAATGCCTTGAGTACTGGGAAAGACGAAATAATAAAATCAGTCCCCACAAAGGTGTAGCTCGCTAGCTCAGAAAACATCCAGAAGCACAAGATAAGGAAACAGCAAGTCTAGTCAAGCAGGGAAACTAGAAATGCATGTCTAGTACAACCTTTTGACaagaaatacaaatacaaaacaataaCATTCACTTCAAATATTCAGTCACTTACCTTGGCAAGATTCTGACGGATTTCCTCAATCTGAGCAGGGCGAATATTTCTAAGAAATGTTAAAAGCCAACCAGTTTGTACGGCATCGCtggaagaaacaaataaagcTATCTGTAGGCAAAGATAAAAAGCAACTGTTGAGAACATTGTGTATAAGGCCAACCATACATGCCATATCACATGGACTTCGGGGCACGCATTAAGCTGTGAGCAATTATCTACCTGACTAATATATCCTATACCCAATATTTAGATATACATACCTTTCTATAATCTAGTATTCCTTCAAAAGGAAGTTCCAGTTCATCACTAACTATGACTGGTATGCAACCACTAACAATGGCATCGAACAATCTAGCGGAGGATGGAGTATCACCAGCTGGACTCAAGCAAAAGACAGACCTGACAGAGAAATCAACTCAACTAAATTAACAAGGGAACAACAAAATTACATCACCAAGAAGAGCGAGGATCCAAAAAAGTTTACTTGCGCATTCCTTCTTGAGCTGCTGCTTTTCCTCCCTCTCCTGCTGTCCCCTCCTCTATAGCTACACCCTCAGCACCACTTAGTTCTGCTACAAGTTTTGAGCGTATTTTCCCTCCCTGAAAGTAGAACACAATAAATTAGCCACAAGAGCCTGAGATTCTTAAGTGGAGAAATGGAAGAAGCTTTCTCCCGCACTGATTCATTAATCCACTGAACGATGAAATCGATTAACTACAACTAACGGTCTCTATATCCTATGCCCTATTCTTTTGTCATTTAAGATTGTTTTGCATGCACCCAAGCCTAAAGTCCTCCTTTAGTGTACGCGCCAGTTGCTTTAATCTCCAAAGTAAATATTATATTCACTTCTAACAGGTTCAACACAATTCAATGGAATTAGTAGCAAAGAAATCCATTGAGAAATCAAAAGTCTTACAGCATTTCTTTTAAGCCGGCCGCGGAAAAAGAGCAGTGTGGTTCTCTTGGATTGAGTCTCGGATATGCATCTCGaatcacaaaaatcaacaTTGGGAACGTAAGGAAGAATTAGATCTTTCTCCAGAAAGACTTGTCCAGGTTTGTACCTAAAAGTAGGGCAAATTAGAGTTAAAGCAGGTTGAATTTAGggctttttttataaataaaataaagatccAGTGAAATTATAACCAGTTTCCGGTGGAGTCCATATCAGGAAGCAGCCAAATTGCATTCTTCATGAAGCGGCGAACAGACTTAAAAGACCAGGGATGGTGAACCGGAAGTATGTGATCCCTTCCTTGGGATCGGTTCCAGGCAGGCTGATCGGTGACCCACTTGAGAGCTTCCTTCATacacaaataaataacaatgatAATACTTAGATAAGCTAGCAAGCAAAGACTCAAATGTTAAGTTAATTGTGCATTAATTAGAGTGTAACATAATAGTAACAGTGTGAGATACATATATACAGGTAGTATGATCATACGATGTGCAGCAATTAGCAAGCAATTAAGGGAAACCTTGGAGGATGCAGTCAGACCCTGTAAAGTGCTTTGCACTGCTGTTTCTCCAATAAGAAGAAGCTAATGGTGGTGAAGAATGGGATGTAGAAGAGGTCAGCCTCCTCCTGCCTATGCACTCTCACTACGCTTTTCAACAGCCTCTCCGACTCTGGAGCAATCAAATCCGCCCACAGCCAGTAATCAATGGAATGCTGCACAAATTAGGCCCAGGAATTAGGAATTGAAATCAGAAGATTAAAACGGAATCAGTAaaatgtaaaaaagaaaaagaaaaggcaaaaccTGTTCGATGAGGCGGTGAACGGGGCTGCCATTAGAGGTGAGATTGGAGGTCTGCCTGTAAGAGTTTCTGAAGAGCCAGAGGAGATCGTAGGTGAATTTGGTGGGCATGTCGTAGACGTAAACCCTAATGGGCAGGCTGAGCGGGTAGTAGGGATCAGCGTACAACCTCTGGGTGTGGGTCTGGAAGATGAGATCGTCGAGCTGGTTGGGTTGGTGCTGGGGTAGCGTTGTAAGGAGGACGGTGTCATCGCGTCGGGGTGATTTGTGGGCGAGGAGGAAGCGGTCGAGGGAGGCGACGAAGGAGGTTTCGGGTTTGTAAATGGGTTGATGGTTTGGGTGAAGAAGAGTGGTGGGGTCGTCGGAGGGGGAGGGGCTATGaaaggagaagaggaagaagacgaGGGAGAGGGCGAGGAGAGCGAGAAGTAAGAGAAGCACTGGGGATTTGGATCTTGTCATTTGCTTTCCAGCTCCAGGCATTCtcgtttgtttttgttgtgtgATGTTTTCGTTTTGTTTAAAAAGACAACACAACTAAACACGTTCACAATCACACCCACAAATTGTTGTCAATTGTCTTCTTGGCTGCCGGTGCTCTTATACTGCTGCAATGCAAGTTGCAACAACAGTCGTACCTCTTCAATGACATATTCAAATAGGATTAGATCTTAGTGAGTATGCATTAGAATCCTATCACCGCTTGTATTGTATTTGTATACAACAATTTTGCCTCTATTCTGTCTCCTAAACCTAAAgaacaacaaatatatattttttcttttttctttttcgtggACACAAatagaataatatattttattagtgTTATATAACTCCATCAGATTACTGTGCATCCAAATTTGATAATAATTACTTTTACACAAAATGTTTGTGTGCAGGTCAATGTACTGAGAACAACAgggaagtaaaaaaaaaacgacaATTATGTTCATGGAGGTGAAATTTTTCAAACATCAAACTTCATCGGCGTCTCCAACAATCAACATCTAAATAGCCTGGTATTCACACCAGCAAAGCTCTCCAGTCCAAGTACATGGAATTATACATTTACACCCTCTCAAAAGCTGATCAGGTCATCCTTTGCTGCCGGCTGCTGTTTCTTCGGATCTTGGTTTCCTTCAGAAGAACTTCCACCTTTCTTGCCAAATATCATCTCATCCAGATCATCCATCATGTCATCGTGGCTCCCTGCATGGACCAGACCTCGAGAAGCAGCTGGTTTTCTAATCAAGGAATCCTCTTTCGCATGACTCGGTGATTCATCAGCCTCCACAGCAACGGGTATCATTGCAGGTTCTGGCTCAGTCGGAACAACCAAAGGCTTCATCAGTTCTTCATATTTGGATAGAACTTTATGGATCTCATCATTCACATTCAACGCTTCAAACAGCAAGGCCTCGTTTTCTCCGGCTGTCTCTATAATTCTCTGGACGGCGGATTGAGACTGACGACATTGTTGTACAAGTGTGGCTGTCAAGTCATCCTGCCAAAGGGACAACAACATTTAATCCACATCGCTTTTGATAACACCAGAGCTAGTTCTTAGTTtataaacttaagtaaataaCTAGTTATTCTTGAAGAAACATGTGTAATTGCATCAGAGAACATCTGTCCTCATACAGCACTATAATTCCTTCAGGATTTCTTATTTGTTGTCAGGCTGATATTATACAAGAGTTAAATTAACTTTGAACTGGCTATCTCCATGGCAGATATTATCATAAGGTCAACCCAATGCCACTTGGCTCTAGATTGGATGGAACGTGGTCCTATGGAACAGCCTGGGTGGTAAATCGACCTATTCCAAAGGCCCATTAACGTTTGAGTACTGGTGGTGTCCTGAAAGCTGTCTAGCCGACCCTCgcccccaaaaaaagaaaaaaaagtaaagcaTATTGGTCTACATAACACAGGAAAAAGGATATTGGTTTAATGTATTATCAAATTAGATATCAGGACTCAAATAGGATATGCAAGTAAGAAAACAATATAGAAATCACCTGTAAAGCATCTTGTTGGGTTGAAGAGGAGAAAACAGTACTAAGAAGCTCAATACTGTTTCTTGCAACATCAAATGCTTCCTTTGTTTGTTCAGCCGTAAAGCCTTGCACAGGAATATCAAGTGGAATTTGCTGGGAAAGGCTAGCATCTGACTCTGAAGCTGAAACCGAACGTGGGGGAGTGAAAATTGGTGCCAAACTCTCATTGTCACGACCAGGGAACCGAATACCCCTTGATCTTAAACTCTGAAATTGAGATGGTCCAAGCATAAAAGTATAAATAGCATGAAACCACTTCTTTTAAACATCAGTAATATATAGATAACAACTGCACCATCCAGCGTGATGAAAGCTAAAAAAACTGTAGAAGACATTAGCATAAAGGCCATGGAAATTCTGTAATACGTTATACTTTCAATTTTGGGAGTTCCTCAATTTCTTTTCCAATATTAGCCTTGTGCTCCTTTGCACTGGTAAACTGGCtaaattttgtatttcctCATGAGCTGCAATTGTGCCTCAAAAGAAGAACATTGGGCCAAAGTgccgttgtatattttaagtACTTCCTATTAGTCCAACTAAAATCAGGAGGAATAGAAGTGGATTTGGGTCTGTAACTATGTTTTAGTCAAGGAAGAACAAGATGTTATATAGATTTGACAAGATATGAAACTGGAACCAAAATTTTGTAGATACCTTGTATGTTTCCTCGTAAACAGGCAAATAGCGGAGCTCACCAGTCGATTCCCCCCATGCTTCGATCAGCATCAAAGCCTTATTGCGATTATTTACAACAGTCTGAGGATCGTCAATCAGCTTCACCATCTCATCAAGAACTCTTTCTGCAGCTATCTCTGAGAAAGCCTTCTCACAGTTCTTAACACATGTTTCAAGCAGTACTAGCGAGAGGTACTGGACTCTAGGATTCTTCAACATAATCCGCTTTTTTATACCACGAACTAATTCGACACTGTTGACCCTTTCAGTATTGATCATGTCACAAATATCAAGATTCATAGCCCAGTCAGGCTCGTCAAGTGCCTCTGATGTGGCATCTTCGACAATCTTATCTGCTTGGTTTGGGCCTTGGAAGAGCTCCTTCACCTTGAAGCTCACTGAGCTCAAGCCAGCGCTCATCTTTCGACCAACCTCAGACCCTTCGATCTTGAGGCGTTCGCCAAAAGCACTCACTTTCTCCATCAAATTGTCACTCATCTTCACAATCCTGCTAACTCTAAAACAGAAACCTCCTAAAAGTTTTCCTGCAAATTTACCATAATGCTAATTAGTTGTCATCAAAGATGGAAAAGATACATAATTATGTTTACTAGTTGAGCAGATGTAAGAATTTCTTATTTTGAAACCCAAAGAAAATTACTTTTCGGGACAAGCCTGAAGATTAAGCAATCTTAACATAattctgatttctttttttcctctttatcTTTCTTCAGAAACTCAAACCAGGTTGTCGAAATCAAAACACCGAAAAGAACCATAACTAAAGAAGTACCAAGATCACAACtgctaaaaaagatgaaagtgAAAGCATAAAACTGTAGGTAAAAATCGACCTTAATTGGCAAAAGCTGAGAACTTTTCTTCCCCGATATCCCTCCCTTTTCCGCCCCTCAATTTTCTTAACAACGAACTGAAAGAGATGACAATATAAGAAGATTATTTCAAAAGATATCTAGCaggtatataactaaatttccaaaaaccctaaagaaaGCAGAAGATGGAACCCTGATGAAACTTTTTGGTTACTGAGAAAAACGGTAGTAGTACCCGTCTCATATGCCTAGTTCAGGTCAACAATCATAAATCAGTttgctgttttcttttttactatgATGACTTTTCTTCTGCTTTCTGAGCAACCAatcaagtaaaaataaaaagggaatcGATGATCAGACTTGGAATGGTTGTGTgtgatgaatgaaaaataaaccCAATATTGGTCaaattttgatgaagaaaaaagttaagaaattaCCTGTTGTCTCTTGAGAATTCTGGAATGGGAACAGAGATTGAGTAGTGGGTTGAGAACTTGAGAGACGGCAAGGCGCAACGACTCAGTAAAGTGAATATTTTCTGTAGTCTCTCTCCTTACTTCCTTGGAGTTTCAGCCTTTTCTTCAGgcactttttttctctctcttatacGTTAGCTTAGCCTTACCTCAATATTTATTTCTgatattgtgttttttaattaattaattaaagctgACGGAAACGGCGTATGAATTTGAATAATGGTACGAGTTTGATTGACAATATTGGCAATTTCTTCGTGATGATGGTGTGGTGGTTATTACCCGTTGAtgcttgaaaattaaaatctaTTAACCAAAGATTAACATACAAATTACACGATTtactttgacaaaaaaaaaaaaaacaaacacaatttacattacattaaaataaaaacactagatagatattatgatataatatattttgtacTGTTATTTCTATTGatctaataaaattttattactttttttatatcaaaaaatAAGCCATGGATACAAGTAATATTTCTTATTGGGAGGCAAGATGGCATTCGTTTGGCAGGAGGATTGATTAAATTTGAGAATTATATTTATGGTGCTAGAAGAAAGTGTTTAGATTATATTCTAGTATGC
Above is a window of Prunus persica cultivar Lovell chromosome G2, Prunus_persica_NCBIv2, whole genome shotgun sequence DNA encoding:
- the LOC18787129 gene encoding probable arabinosyltransferase ARAD1 — translated: MPGAGKQMTRSKSPVLLLLLALLALSLVFFLFSFHSPSPSDDPTTLLHPNHQPIYKPETSFVASLDRFLLAHKSPRRDDTVLLTTLPQHQPNQLDDLIFQTHTQRLYADPYYPLSLPIRVYVYDMPTKFTYDLLWLFRNSYRQTSNLTSNGSPVHRLIEQHSIDYWLWADLIAPESERLLKSVVRVHRQEEADLFYIPFFTTISFFLLEKQQCKALYREALKWVTDQPAWNRSQGRDHILPVHHPWSFKSVRRFMKNAIWLLPDMDSTGNWYKPGQVFLEKDLILPYVPNVDFCDSRCISETQSKRTTLLFFRGRLKRNAGGKIRSKLVAELSGAEGVAIEEGTAGEGGKAAAQEGMRKSVFCLSPAGDTPSSARLFDAIVSGCIPVIVSDELELPFEGILDYRKIALFVSSSDAVQTGWLLTFLRNIRPAQIEEIRQNLAKYSRHFLYSSPAQPLGPEDLVWRMMAGKLVNIKLHTRRSQRVVKESRNICMCECKRANSTTSGHL
- the LOC18787203 gene encoding target of Myb protein 1 — protein: MSDNLMEKVSAFGERLKIEGSEVGRKMSAGLSSVSFKVKELFQGPNQADKIVEDATSEALDEPDWAMNLDICDMINTERVNSVELVRGIKKRIMLKNPRVQYLSLVLLETCVKNCEKAFSEIAAERVLDEMVKLIDDPQTVVNNRNKALMLIEAWGESTGELRYLPVYEETYKSLRSRGIRFPGRDNESLAPIFTPPRSVSASESDASLSQQIPLDIPVQGFTAEQTKEAFDVARNSIELLSTVFSSSTQQDALQDDLTATLVQQCRQSQSAVQRIIETAGENEALLFEALNVNDEIHKVLSKYEELMKPLVVPTEPEPAMIPVAVEADESPSHAKEDSLIRKPAASRGLVHAGSHDDMMDDLDEMIFGKKGGSSSEGNQDPKKQQPAAKDDLISF